One Salvia splendens isolate huo1 chromosome 1, SspV2, whole genome shotgun sequence genomic window, GGCCTTCAAAACCCCCAAATGATTCACAGGCGCCATGTCCGAACCCGCAATTCCATCCGGCCCTAAATTGCTCAACTTCTCCCTCAACTTCCTGTCAAGATCCACCCTTTCCTTACTGTCCAAGCTCTTGGACATGAATGAAGCACTATTCACTGTATTTTCGCAAGAATTGGCCTTGTCACTCCACAGCAAACCCTTGAGCTCTTTAGATACATTTGAGTAAAGATTGTTCAAGAGGAAATCAGTTGCATCAGGGCCATTGAATCCATCATAGATACCTACAAAAACCCATCCATGCTCCTCAGAGATGACTACATGAACCCTATCCTCCCCTGCTTTCCCCTGCGCCCACTGCAAATTTTGGCTACCAAAAGACTCATCCCCAACGTCGTCGTTTTCATCAATCAAGCTCATATCTGTGCTCAAATTGTGGCTCGTGATCGTGCTGCTGTTCCCGCTGTTACTACTACTTGTTTGAATGTGATTTTGGGGCTCTATATTTTGATGATCGTGACTTTCCTGATTGTGACTTCTTCTCAATTCCTTAGAGAAACCCCTGATTGATTTGGACACAATTCTCTTGAAATTCTTGATTAAAGCCCATTTATTGGATTTGGGCTTGTACCTCTGCAGCTGCTGATCGTACTGATTCTCCAAGGGGCCGGAGATGAAGCTCCTCTCGATCGGGCCGGAGAGGAATCCGCGCTCAATTTGGCCGGAAATCGGGCCAGAGTTTCTAAGGATAGGGCCGGATTTAACAGTGGCGGTTGAGTTTCTGGGGATTGGCTGGAGCGGGATAGAGGAGAAGAAATTGGAGCTCTCAAAGGCGGAAGCTTTGTCGATTGAGTCAGAAGCGGCGGTGTAGGCGGTGGAGAGAGGGGTGTAGGTGTTGGCGGAGATGGAAGCGCCGGAGATGGTGCGATACACCGTCGTCGTTTGCGAGGGTGGTGGGTCGTCCAAAGATTGGATTTTTTGAAGAGGGTCGGGCGGGATGTAGCAGAAGGAGTGTCCCAGCCCCTCGTCCAGCGGCTCCGAGAGGCACAGCGCCACGTCGTTGCGCCGCCGTGAAATATCTCCGGCGAAGCACAGAGTTAGCTTTCCGATTCCGTTTCCCATTTCTGCTAGTAGGAAGAGAAACTATGGACAATTGGAAATGTTCAATTCTTGATTTGCTTTctctaagagagagagagagagagatgggttTAGAGTTGAGAGAGTTCACGTTTGGTGATGGAgttgagatagagagagagagagagttgactTGGAAAGGGTGACGGAAGTTGAGAATAAAAATTTAGATTTGTTATTAAATTGTAGGCGTTTTGGTTTTGGTGGGCTGAAGGCGTTGACTATAGAGTTGTTATCAAATAGATTTGTATCTATAGGTGTGTGTATGTataatgtatgtatgtatgtgtgtgtattttccTTTTACTAGTGCGTGTGGGGTTTGAAGGGAATTTATTGGAGAATAGTAGCCAACGGTTGAAGATTGTGATACGGATGAAATGCAATACTAGTTGTTTAGAAAGATTAGTAAATGCAATATAGTTGTTTGGACAGAGTAGTAATAGTGGATTAGTACATGCAATGGATTAGTAATAGTGAATTAAAGGTGGTAAATCATGCATGTTGGATTCGGGCTAATTCGATAACGATTCAATCCAATAAGGTTTTATTTGAAGTTGATTTGTCAACGAAACTCTCAACCCGAACACAAATCCAACTAGCTACATTCAAATATAGGGGTTCTTGGTTAACCGAGAACCAAAAAATAAGGTTAACGTTCAGTTTCGATTTGTGGGTTTAGGTTTAGGCGATTCTCGGTTCTAACTGAGAACCGAAGAACCAATTGGTgggtttaattttaatttttttcatatattcattttattttcaaaaaattgtaaaaagtaAAAACCCTACCTCTTTCTAAAGAATTGTCGCTACACACAACGCTTCTCTCTCTCAAGTCTCAACTTATCTCTCCACGTTCACGCTGGTCTCTCCCATCACCCATGGGGCTGCTCTCCCCTACGAGGCGACGACTAGGCTACTGCTCCGACTCCCCATGCCGTTGCTTTTTCCAACAAGGGCACGACCAGGCTGTCGCTCTGACTCTTCATGTCGCTACTCTCTCCGACGAGGGGCTTCGAAGTTCGAAGGTATGTACAAGGAATTGTAATAGCGATAGCACATTTTTTAATGTCTTTCACTTGATGTCAGTTCCTTCAGTGGAACCGAAGAACCTGTCGGATAGGACCGATTGGTTCCAAACCGACTTAGGGTTTGGTTTCAgttttgaaattcaaaaaaaaGTGTCGGTTAATCAACTAATCGGTTCGGTCTGAAACGAACCTGAACATGACACGAACCCGTTAATGATACAATATAATATaagttgacacgacacgataacaactcAAACCTAATATTACATGACTAAACATGATTTTTAAACCCGACTTATAAGATAAAAACCTGATATACACTATTTACCTAaagaataaaactaaaatatagagtagtactttcttaaaaataacaaaattaagtaaaataataataatatat contains:
- the LOC121750297 gene encoding probable protein phosphatase 2C 4; this translates as MGNGIGKLTLCFAGDISRRRNDVALCLSEPLDEGLGHSFCYIPPDPLQKIQSLDDPPPSQTTTVYRTISGASISANTYTPLSTAYTAASDSIDKASAFESSNFFSSIPLQPIPRNSTATVKSGPILRNSGPISGQIERGFLSGPIERSFISGPLENQYDQQLQRYKPKSNKWALIKNFKRIVSKSIRGFSKELRRSHNQESHDHQNIEPQNHIQTSSSNSGNSSTITSHNLSTDMSLIDENDDVGDESFGSQNLQWAQGKAGEDRVHVVISEEHGWVFVGIYDGFNGPDATDFLLNNLYSNVSKELKGLLWSDKANSCENTVNSASFMSKSLDSKERVDLDRKLREKLSNLGPDGIAGSDMAPVNHLGVLKALSVGLRRTEASYLEISNMMLLENPELALMGSCVLVMVMKGDDVYVMNVGDSRAVLAQRDEDGCGVGRGRKDSEEVLYGYEYENVHHLSSCQLTMDHGTCVKEEVRRIRYAHPDDPAAVINDRVKGSLKVTRAFGAGFLKHPKWNNALLEMFRIDYVGTSPYIICSPSLCHHKLEAKDKFLILSSDGLYQYFTNQEAVSEVETFMAMFPEGDPAQHLVEEVLFRAAKKAGMEFHELLDIRQGDRRRYHDDVSIIIISFEGRIWRSSV